The nucleotide sequence CCTTCCTCTTGCAGCGCGTCGGTCTTTTCCTCGTCCTCCGCGTCCAGAGCGGCATCGAGGGCTTCGCCTACCTCCTGCATCTTGGTTTGCAGTTTCTCGATCCGTTGGGCCTCGCGTTTGGTCGGTTCGCGCCGTTCCCTCGGGGCGCGCTGGAAGGCGTGCAGCTCGGCATGAGTCACGCCCGGTGTGGCATCCCCCCATGCCCAGCCTTCGGCCTTCACTTCGGCGGCGATTCCCGCCAGCTTGTCTTGCGCCAGCCGTTCCAGCAGCGCGGCATCGGTCAGATACACGCCCGCATCGCCTTCCGCGAACAGGTCGCGGCGAACTCCACCGCCCGCCTGCTCGTAGGCATCCAGACCGACGAAGCGCACCAGCGGATGCCGGTAGACGTCGATCTCGCGCTCAGTGAGGCGTTCGCGTAGCGCGGATGGTTGGCGCTGCCACGTCGGCGCATCGTAGAACGCGCTTTCCTGCGCGGCGTGGTCGTCGGTGATGGCAAGCGCCATCAACTGATCAAGCGTCACGGCATCAGCCCGATAGTCGGCCATCAGGCGCGGCGAGACATTCGCCAGCTTCAAGCGGCGCTGCACCACCAGCGGCGTGACGGAAAAATCCGCTGCTATGTCTTCGATGGGCCGACCTTCGGCCACCAGTGCGGCGAACGCCTCGAACTGGTCTGCCGGGTGCATGGCTTCGCGCTGCACGTTCTCGGTAAGGCTGGCGGTGCGGGCCGTGCCGTCGGCCACCAGCAGGCAAGGCACCTCCCATTCCTTCGGGATGCGGTGCTTCTTCGCCAGCAGCTTGAGGGCTGCGAGGCGACGGCCACCGGCCACGACTTCGTAATGCTCGCCATCGGCGGCTGCAATCACGATGAGGTTTTGCAGCAGGCCCACGCGCTGGATGGACGCGGCCAGTTCGGGGATGGACATGCGCGGGGTCTTGCGCACGTTGTGGCCCGTGGGGCGCAGCACCAGCCGCGACAGCGGAACCAGAATCAGGTTCTTGCTCGGGTCGGCGGCTTCCAGCGTGGCGGCGTGGATGGTGCGGGCTTCGGTTTGGGTAGTGGCGTTCATGGTGTATCTCCAATCGAATGAAACAAGGAATGGAGGGGAAACCGCCCCTCCGGTGGGGGGACGATTCAGGCTTTGAGGGCGCGCATACCATCGGCCAGCAGCCACAAGGCGCGGTTCAGACGGATGTTTTGGTCAATGCCCTGCACCGGGCGCGTGCTTTGCCTGCGGCCATTCGCGGCGCGGCCATGCAAGCCGCCCTTGGTCAAGTTCTCCTGCGTGCGGTTGAACACGCTCCACAGGTCAGGGCGGCGGTCGTCAAACCGGCGCGGCATCAGGATTTGCGATTCGGTGATGGGTGCGGGCTTGTCCGGGTCGTCGTATTTGAGGGCCAGCGCGGCGCGGGCGAACACCTCGGATTCGCCATCGTCCAGCGTGATGCCGCGCATCAGGTCGCGCGATTCTTTCACCTGTTCGAAGCCGCCCAATACTTGATAAGCGCCCTCGATGACAAGCCCTGCCACGTTGCCTTTGTGGGGTACGCGCACGTCTGCCACGGTGTCGCCGCAGACAAGGCCATTGCTGCAAACGAAGCGGAACATCCCGGCCAGCATCTGATAGCTGCTCGTCCCGTCATGGGAATTGAGCAACACGATTTCATTGGCTTCCGCACCGTTGATCTGGCTTGCGTGGCGCAGGCGCAGCATGTGCTTGGTGTGCTCGCGCTTGCCTTCATCGCGCACGCGGGTCTGCGTCACCATGAAGGGCTGGAAGCCTTCTTTGCGCAGTTCGGTCAGCACGGCGGCGGTGGGGATGTAGCTGTAACGCTCGGAACGGCTCTCATGCGGAGCGTCTGCGAAGATGGACGGGGCTACGCGGCGGATTTGGTCATCGGACAGTGGGGAATCGCTGCGCAGCGATGGGGGACGGGAAGCGAAACGAGATGCGAGTTGCATGATCTTTCTCCTGAAAAAAAGGGTTTGCTGTTCACGCCGCACACCGGATTCCAAGATTCGGAGCCCAGCCTTTCGGCTGTTCGGTGCGGTCGGCACGAGGAACTCGGTTGGCCTCGTTGCCACCGTCTTTCCTGAGTTCATCGCCCGCGACGGTCAGGAGCGCGCGGACAGGAGCTGTCAAGGAAACAAGCGCAGGGTTGGTGCGGCCCGCAGGCGCAGTCGAGGACACGGCCCTGCGCGCCTTGACGGCACATGGCCGCGGGCTACAGTCGCGAGCAAGGTGATGGAGTCAGGAAAGATGGCTGGACAGGCAACGGCCTTCCCTGTGTGCTGTCCGCACGGCAAGCGAAGCGCGCAGGCCCGGATCTGGAAGCCGGGCCGGAGGCGTTAGCCGAGCAGAGCGAGGGAACGATGGAAGCCCGACAGGGGCGAGACCCCGCAGGGGGCTCGATGAGCAGCACGACAGCGCGCTCGGACGCCTGTCCGGGGACGCCCACATTGCCGTCAGCAGGTATCTGAGAGCCGATTCGGCAATGATTTTTCGGTTACCGGAAAATCCATCTTGGTTCAATATGTCGCGAGGCGCCTAAACGTTTTGACGATCAAAAGAGGCGCACAAACAAGGAGTCCAGTTATGTCGTCAATGCAGGGCAGGTTTCACGAACAGTCGGCTCATCTGAGGACCTTATTGGATAGCGATCCTGCCGAGGCGATAAAGCAAGCCAGGGAAATCAATCTTGATACCCCTGAACCCGAGCGCTTCAATCTGATGGTTCTGCGTGCAAGCGCCTTAGTGGATGGCGGCGCCTTGACTCAACAGCAAGACGCAATTGAAGAAGGGTTGGTATTGTTTCGTGAATTGCACGATCGATTCCCGACTGCTGACATCACCTACAACCTGGCAAATGGGTTGGTTGCGGCGACAGGCATTCCGCCTCGCGGTCCTAGTTGGCTAGATCATCAGGAACGCACTAGAGAGCACCGTGCCGAAGCACGCCGATGCTTCTGGAAGGTAGCGCAAGACCTAGATGTCGATTCAGCGCTGAGAACCCAGGCCTGGAGCAACCTTGCCAACCAGTTCAGCAGCAGCTATCGACTTGGCGAAGCTCATGATGCGTGGCTTGCCGCATTGGAGACCGATCCAGAAAACGGAGTTGCAGCAAGTTCCGCGGCCCGTAATTTGTTATGGCTTTATGAGGGAGGCGGCTGTTCAGACCTTACCCGGATCGAGGCGATTATGTTGGCCAAGATTGCACATCGGCATCGAGATCGGGTCATCCAATATGCTGGCGCACAGGCCGCAGAGCAGATCGCTGCGTTCGCCAGCGAACTAGAAGATCCACCGCCGCGATCACCACACACAGATCCATTCATCAGGTGGGTCGAGCGCCAGCGCCTGACGCTTGCACCAGCGGTCGAACTCGTCGATCCCTCCTTGGGCAAGCTGGACTGGCTCATGCTTCCAGGGATTCTGGAACGCGAATCGGACGCAAGCGGAATGCCTCCACCCGTATTCGCCATGTTTAACGTGCTCAAGAGCGATTTCATCCTTGCGCGCGACCTGGCATGGCGGGCTGCCGACGAAGACGTGTGGCCAGCGACGGGGCGATATGGGGACACTCTTGATTACGCTACCTACGGCCCAGATGCGTCTGCGCTTATTTTGGCACACCGCACGGCGCTCGACCTGCTCGACAAGATCGCAGTAACGGCGAACCATTACTTCGAGTTTGGGCAACCGCCAGATAAGGTCTACTTTGGCAAACTATGGCGAGGAAACCCTGGCAAGGCGACTGGTGTGCGCCCACTTGCCGAAAAGGTGGAGAAGGCGATTCGCGGGGGCGCCACTGCCCTCTATGGCCTTGTGGAGCTTGCCGAGGACTATGACAGCAGCGCAGGTATCTTGCGCTCACAAAAGGACCTCCGGAACGCAGGCACGCACCGATTTGTGGTGCTACATGACTTTGGCGACCCAGCGCACGGTAGACAGGCACCTGAAATCGAACATCACAAAAGGGAACCGTTTATTCAGGAGGTATTGCGCGCTTTGCGTGTCGCTAGGTCGGCCATCCAAATGCTTGCGCTTTCAATTTCGCAACACGAACAAGGCTTGGTGCAGCGGACGGCTGGCCTTATTGGATCGCTGGCCGTCCCCGACCACGATTGGATTCGAGGACGCGACGCTGAAATTTGAATGCGTCGCGCCGACGTCGATAGGGGCTCGCACGGCCCCAAGGTCAGAGCACGCCACACTCTGCGAATGACGTAGTGGCCTCGCCGCCGCCGACGATGTGATCCAGCGTGCGAACGTCCACCAGCGCCAGGGCTTCCTTGAGGCGCTGAGTCAGAAGCTTGTCGGCCTGGCTCGGCTCGGAATTCCCGCTCGGATGATTGTGCGAAAAGATCACGGCCGCCGCATTGTGATGCAGTGCCGTTTTCACGACTTCGCGCGGATACACCGATGCCTGGTCGATGGTGCCGCGGAACAACTCCACGTATTCGATCAGACGGTTCTGGCTGTCGAGAAACAAGGCTGCGAAAACCTCATGCTCGAAGTTGGCCAGCTTTGTGCGTAGGTAGTCCTTGACCAGCGCTGGCGAAGAGAACAACGTCCCGCGTGGAATCTTCTGGTCGATGACGTACCGCGCAGCTTCCAGAATTTGGTCCGCAGTGGCCGGCAGATATCGCCCCTGGTCGTCACGCACCAGCAGCGAGGAATCGAGAGACAGAGAAAGTTGCGACATGATCGTGCTCCGGTTGCTCGGGCGGAATTGCCCGGAACCGGCTCCAACACGGCGCAGCGCAAGCAGTCAGGGGTCAGCGACGGCCGCCAGGACGCAAGCGCGCAAGGCGCGCGCAGCCCTTGACGGCGAGAACGCCGTGATACGGTGAAGGGAACAGCAAGACCGCCCACACCTCGCCCGCAGAGACGACGGAAATGCAAGCGCAGCGCGCAGGCCCGCAAGGCCGGAGGCGTCAGGGATCAAAGCCGGACGGCCGCGACTCCGACGGCGGCACGCCGGGATGCTATTACGTCTCGGAATTCTCCCCAATGAAATACAACATAGCTAAACTGATGTCATATCAAGCAAACAATCGAAGCAGGGAGGGACTCATGGCGATATTGCAAGAAATCTTGGCATGGACTCAGGGGCTTCCGGCATGGCAGAGCGATGCAGTTTCTCGCTTGCTCGCCAAACACGCGCTGACGCCGCAGGATCATGAGGATTTATACGCCTTACTCAAGTTGGCCCACGGAATTCCTGATCCCAAGAATCGCCAACCCAAGCCGCTAACTACCGATCAGATTCCCGCGCAGGTTAAGGCGACTACGCATATCGAGCTGCGAGCTATAAAGAACCTGCACAACGTCAACGCAATTGCCGAAAATCAACAATTGGCGGTTGGCCCGGTGGGCATGACAGTGATTTATGGTGATAACGGATCTGGCAAATCAGGATACTCACGGGTTCTCAAGCGTGCCTGCCGGGCGCGCGATCAATCAGAGCCGATTCACCCCAATGCCAATTTGCCGGGAGCTAAGGCCGGAAACGCTCAAGCATCGTTTGATATAGCAATTGATGGTGCTATCAAAGAGGTGGTGTGACAACAAGGGAAAGAGGCGCCACCAGAGCTTTCATCATTCGCCATATTCGATGCGCGTTGCGCGCGCGCCTATTTGGATAACGAGGATGACTTCTCCTACGTGCCGTATGGATTAGACGTATTCGAGGCGCTCGCCAAGGTTTGCCAACAACTTAAAACGAGCATTGAAACAGAGCAAAAACAGTCGGCAGTGGATCTCGCTGTCTTTGCGCATCTCCAGGGGGAAACGGCCGTCGGCAAGCTGATCGGTGCTCTCTCTGCGAAAACGACCACTGCACAGATTGAAGCACTTTCCGCTCTTAAGCCAGAAGAGCTTGAGCAAAGGGAAATGCTAGAGAAAAGCCTCAAAGAGAACAACCCGAAGGAAAAGGCGGGCCTTTTGCGCTTGCGCGCGCGCCGTATCGCGGCAATCGCCAAAAATGCCACCGAAAAAGGACTCGTAGTCGGCCCGGAGGCCATCGTCAAGTTGAAGGCGCTTGCCGATGCTTTTCGCACGGCGCAGGCTGCTGCAGCCCTCGCGGCGAAGGATTTCAAGGAAGGCGAAAACCTTCTGCCGGGGACCGGCGGAGAAGCGTGGCGGGAACTGTTCGACGCGGCTAGGAAATTCGCGCTCGAAGCTCATCCAGACAAACAGTTTCCAGAGTTGGGCGCCAACGCTGCGTGCCCGCTGTGCCAACAGCCGTTGGCCGCAGGCGCAGAACGGTTGATGCGATTCGAGGCGTTCATACAAGCGGAAGCGGAAAAAACGGCTCAGGCGCGGCGCCAGGCGCTCGCTGTCGAGTACCGACCGTTTGCAGCTTCGGTTATGACGTTAAGCCTCGATGAGGCGACGCAGACGGAGTTGGAACAAATAGACCAGCAATTGGTGGCCGACACCAAGGCTTTTGAGGCTGCACTGACGGTTCGGCATGAAGCGATCAAGGCCGCGATCGTGTCCCATGACTGGGCTGGTTTGGATCAGACTCTGGTCAGCCCAGCTGATCGGCTACAGGCCATCGCTGACAAACTGAATGCTGAGGCGGAGGCGTTGGAAAAGGCTTCGAACGAGGAAGCGCGCGCTGCGTTGCAGAAGCAACTCGGCGAGTTGGATGTCCGCGTAAAGCTCAGTCAAGTCAAGGAAGCCGTGGTTAGGGCTGTGGAGAAGCTAGGACATCAAGGGAAGCTGAAAAACTGTCTGACCGCTGTCAGAACAAACGCCATATCCCTCAAGGCGTCGGAGCTGGCAGAAAAAGTTGTTTCCAAGGATCTGGCCGATGCGTTAAACCGGGAATTCAAGACACTTGGCGTAGGAACCCTGAGCGTTTCACTGCAAAGCCGCGCAGACCGTGGGAAAGCGCTGCACAAGCTGAAGCTACAGTTACCGCAGGTCCGTAGCCCCGGTGATATCCTGAGCGAAGGTGAACAACGTGCAATCGCGATCGGTTCGTTCCTCGCCGAGGTGGGATTGAGCGGTAGCAAGGGAGGGATCGTTTTCGACGATCCAGTGTCATCCCTCGATCACCGCCGACGCGAACGCGTAGCCAAGCGCCTTGCTACTGAAGCGGTGCAGCGACAAGTCATCATCTTTACGCACGACATCTATTTCCTTTGTCTGCTAGCCGAGGAGGCGAAGCAAGCGGGCGCCACTGTGGTCACGCAAAGCCTGACCCGGCGAGCCGAAGGCTTCGGCATTGCGGACCCGGAACTGCCGTTCGAGGGGAAGAACGCCAGCAAGCGCATCGGTGCGCTGAAGGCACAACAGCAAGTCATTGCCAAGCTATATAAAGAAGGCAATGAACAGGAGCATCTCAGGCAAACCGTTGACGCGTACTTTCGCCTACGCATGGCATGGGAGCGCGCGGTGGAAGAGGTTCTCTTGCGCGAAGTTATTCTCCGCTTCCGAAAGGGAGTGGAGACACAGCGACTCGTCGGTGTGAGTGTAGACGACGATGATTATGCGCAAGTCAACGCGGGGATGAGCAGGTGTTCCAACTACGCCCATGACAAAGCAATGATGGGTGGTGTTGCTGTTCCTGATCCGGACGAACTGCTTGAAGACATCCTTGCTCTTGAGAGCTGGCGCGCATTGGTTCACAAACGTTCGGAAGAAACTGCCAAGAAGCGTAAAGCCGGGCCACCTGTTGCCGCAGGGGCTGGCATGCAAGGAGCGCCAGCCTGAGCCAACTGGATCGTGTATTAGCCAGACGAGTGATCGCGCTGCTGGGCCTGTGACTGCGTTCGCTCTGGCGCCTGCTGGAGCCGGCCCACCAGGACCGAGCGAGGCGGCAAGGAGGTCACGCTTCTTGGTTTGTTGCCGCGTGATTGCGATGCAGGTCCGAAACCACCGCGATCAACCTATTGATCGGTTCGGCCAGCCGCTTCGGCAATACGCGGTGATGGGTATGGGTTTTCAGGTCGGGGAGCCAGCGATGCGCAACCCACACGTCTTCTTCAGGGTGATTGTTGTCTACGCCGTTGCAATACTTGTAGCCAACGAGTGCATCAGTGTGCGATAGCAGGATGCGCGCCATCGTCATGTGGAAGCGATGAGCCTGGAGATCCGCCGGGCCTTTGGGGCGCGGAAGGGTCAGCCGCAGGCATCGCTGGCCGTTGAACTCACTCCAATCGGGGCCAACGACCTGTCCCGCGCGTTCGAGCATCTTGCGCGACTGTTCGTTCTTGCCATTGACCAGGGCAACGGCGATCGTACCCTTCGGATACTCCAGCTTTTCGGCGAGCAGGTTCATCCAGCGCACCAACTTGTTCAGGGTCTCATCGTCGGCAAACACAAGGAACTGATGGCGCTGCTCGTCGTCCAGAAACGCCGGCAATTGCGCGTAGAGGGGGTACAGCAGGTCGTGAAGATAGATGTAGGTCTGCCGGCGTCCATGCTCGTGGCTCCGCGTGGTCGCGGTCAATACCTGTTGCGCCCATTCCAGCGTGAGTTCGTCCAGCGTCATCTCGGTGATATCAATGGAGATGAGCGGGAATCCGAGCGACTTCCCGATCAGGGCCTTGCGCCCGTCGAAGGCGTGGCCGAGTTCGATTTCAACGCCGCCTAGCACCATCGGTTCAGCTTGGACCGGGGGGCCGAGCACCGCAACGTCGAGCCGGAATTTGCTGCCGAATGGCGTCTCCAGGGGATGCTCGGTTGCCACCTTGTTGGCGCCGAGCAATAAGTTACCTTCCAGTGGATAGTCCGACGCATCCGCATCCTTGAACGCCCACGGCATCGCAAGCCCGGCGTTCAAACGTCGTGAGAGTTCGGCCGCGACAAGTTCTTTCGCCCGCCGGTGTTCGGGACTTTCCTGCACGGCGCTCCATCGGCTGGCTTCTTCATCGTCGAAGTGCGCTTTGGGGTTAAAGGTGTGTTGGGCAGGAAGTACGCGGAAATGGGATCGCCGACGCAGCTTCCCGCTTTCAAAGGAGGGGCTGACCCATGTCACCATCTGCCGTGAGGCGCCGGGAGACACCAGGGGCCACAGCTTGCGCGCGTGTTCCCGGCTGCGAACGTCGCGCGCGGCAATCGTGGTCTGAAAAATTCCTTTCCGAGAGAAGACAACGATTGCCTCGTCCATTCTTGTCTTTCCCTTATGGCGAAACGGCCGCTAGTTTGATGGTGACATCCAGCTTTCGGTGAATCAGCGACACCAGCGTCAAGATGTCCAGTGCGTCCTGTTCGGACATGGGCCAATTCGTCTTGGGTGCATGGGCCAGCGGATTGCGCACGGCGCCGAACAGGCCGATCAGCAGGTTGGCAAAGCCTTTCTGCTCGCTCTTCTCGGACTCAGTGGTGAGTGGTCCCAAGGCGAGAACGGGCTGCTGGCCCGCGAATGCCTTGTTCACCAGGTCTGCGCCATCGCCGTTCAGGCCCGACAGCAGGCGAATCCGCTCCGCAACGCCTTTCGTTGCCTCGAACACGGCATGGAAGTAATTTTCGTCCAGCAACTCGGCGCGGCAGTAGTTCAGCACTTCCGCATGGACGACGC is from Dickeya dianthicola NCPPB 453 and encodes:
- a CDS encoding DUF932 domain-containing protein; translation: MQLASRFASRPPSLRSDSPLSDDQIRRVAPSIFADAPHESRSERYSYIPTAAVLTELRKEGFQPFMVTQTRVRDEGKREHTKHMLRLRHASQINGAEANEIVLLNSHDGTSSYQMLAGMFRFVCSNGLVCGDTVADVRVPHKGNVAGLVIEGAYQVLGGFEQVKESRDLMRGITLDDGESEVFARAALALKYDDPDKPAPITESQILMPRRFDDRRPDLWSVFNRTQENLTKGGLHGRAANGRRQSTRPVQGIDQNIRLNRALWLLADGMRALKA
- a CDS encoding ParB/RepB/Spo0J family partition protein; amino-acid sequence: MNATTQTEARTIHAATLEAADPSKNLILVPLSRLVLRPTGHNVRKTPRMSIPELAASIQRVGLLQNLIVIAAADGEHYEVVAGGRRLAALKLLAKKHRIPKEWEVPCLLVADGTARTASLTENVQREAMHPADQFEAFAALVAEGRPIEDIAADFSVTPLVVQRRLKLANVSPRLMADYRADAVTLDQLMALAITDDHAAQESAFYDAPTWQRQPSALRERLTEREIDVYRHPLVRFVGLDAYEQAGGGVRRDLFAEGDAGVYLTDAALLERLAQDKLAGIAAEVKAEGWAWGDATPGVTHAELHAFQRAPRERREPTKREAQRIEKLQTKMQEVGEALDAALDAEDEEKTDALQEEGEALGEQLQALENALQDYSPNVKAAAGAIVTINRSGEAVIHRGLLREAEAKALRTLERLRQGFADGEAENDDEGETADEAKAPAISDRLAQRLSAHRTAALQVEVARHPQVALAALVHGMVQSVLQESRYGLNRDSLPLGVRLTPQDRLEGMAPDWPESSAAVALRELQQAWGGKLPEDSAELFAALLAMEQDELVKLLAVCVASTVDVVTPRATQHQPGAELAQAVGLDMAAWWKPTAEGYFRHVPKAAILQAVGEYAPEHVNRLAKLKKADIANEAERLADGTGWMPAIFKAEAPQEVAQAEGPEQNAPEDAEAVADEPAEALAA
- the radC gene encoding RadC family protein; this translates as MSQLSLSLDSSLLVRDDQGRYLPATADQILEAARYVIDQKIPRGTLFSSPALVKDYLRTKLANFEHEVFAALFLDSQNRLIEYVELFRGTIDQASVYPREVVKTALHHNAAAVIFSHNHPSGNSEPSQADKLLTQRLKEALALVDVRTLDHIVGGGEATTSFAECGVL
- a CDS encoding ATP-binding protein, which translates into the protein MAILQEILAWTQGLPAWQSDAVSRLLAKHALTPQDHEDLYALLKLAHGIPDPKNRQPKPLTTDQIPAQVKATTHIELRAIKNLHNVNAIAENQQLAVGPVGMTVIYGDNGSGKSGYSRVLKRACRARDQSEPIHPNANLPGAKAGNAQASFDIAIDGAIKEVV
- a CDS encoding LA2681 family HEPN domain-containing protein; protein product: MSSMQGRFHEQSAHLRTLLDSDPAEAIKQAREINLDTPEPERFNLMVLRASALVDGGALTQQQDAIEEGLVLFRELHDRFPTADITYNLANGLVAATGIPPRGPSWLDHQERTREHRAEARRCFWKVAQDLDVDSALRTQAWSNLANQFSSSYRLGEAHDAWLAALETDPENGVAASSAARNLLWLYEGGGCSDLTRIEAIMLAKIAHRHRDRVIQYAGAQAAEQIAAFASELEDPPPRSPHTDPFIRWVERQRLTLAPAVELVDPSLGKLDWLMLPGILERESDASGMPPPVFAMFNVLKSDFILARDLAWRAADEDVWPATGRYGDTLDYATYGPDASALILAHRTALDLLDKIAVTANHYFEFGQPPDKVYFGKLWRGNPGKATGVRPLAEKVEKAIRGGATALYGLVELAEDYDSSAGILRSQKDLRNAGTHRFVVLHDFGDPAHGRQAPEIEHHKREPFIQEVLRALRVARSAIQMLALSISQHEQGLVQRTAGLIGSLAVPDHDWIRGRDAEI
- a CDS encoding AAA family ATPase, encoding MDNEDDFSYVPYGLDVFEALAKVCQQLKTSIETEQKQSAVDLAVFAHLQGETAVGKLIGALSAKTTTAQIEALSALKPEELEQREMLEKSLKENNPKEKAGLLRLRARRIAAIAKNATEKGLVVGPEAIVKLKALADAFRTAQAAAALAAKDFKEGENLLPGTGGEAWRELFDAARKFALEAHPDKQFPELGANAACPLCQQPLAAGAERLMRFEAFIQAEAEKTAQARRQALAVEYRPFAASVMTLSLDEATQTELEQIDQQLVADTKAFEAALTVRHEAIKAAIVSHDWAGLDQTLVSPADRLQAIADKLNAEAEALEKASNEEARAALQKQLGELDVRVKLSQVKEAVVRAVEKLGHQGKLKNCLTAVRTNAISLKASELAEKVVSKDLADALNREFKTLGVGTLSVSLQSRADRGKALHKLKLQLPQVRSPGDILSEGEQRAIAIGSFLAEVGLSGSKGGIVFDDPVSSLDHRRRERVAKRLATEAVQRQVIIFTHDIYFLCLLAEEAKQAGATVVTQSLTRRAEGFGIADPELPFEGKNASKRIGALKAQQQVIAKLYKEGNEQEHLRQTVDAYFRLRMAWERAVEEVLLREVILRFRKGVETQRLVGVSVDDDDYAQVNAGMSRCSNYAHDKAMMGGVAVPDPDELLEDILALESWRALVHKRSEETAKKRKAGPPVAAGAGMQGAPA